The following coding sequences lie in one Nitrospira sp. genomic window:
- a CDS encoding peptidoglycan DD-metalloendopeptidase family protein: protein MKWFRWGCAVVTLQAALCTLPLAQAAERKDSYADKIEQEKKTLEKLRGTIVEKRKKADEAEKKRESVLQGLQSLDERLVRYRQEHQDIVKKLRKKDVEIEQMSVQLSRLSERIDERQDAIAARLRVQYVEGRFWHLKTLLAASSAGDFQRRFRYLSAVTQREYEIMETYRRDAERIAEVERSREEARQNILAYKISTEDKLAQIQGLKKQKRVYLAKITQEKESHDRAVEELERSATRVDSLLKELEARRRAALASRPPSTGGALRALRGTLLWPADGQVVSYFGRQKHPTFNTYIQRKGIEIRAAEGSNIRSVLAGQVVYADWLKGYGLVIIMDHANGVFSLYAHASKILTSVGARVEAGDAIGETGDTGMTGENTLYFELREGAEPVDPLVWLSKR, encoded by the coding sequence ATGAAATGGTTTCGATGGGGATGTGCCGTCGTCACGCTCCAGGCGGCTTTGTGCACGCTCCCGCTGGCGCAGGCCGCCGAGCGCAAAGATTCGTATGCAGACAAGATCGAGCAGGAAAAGAAGACCCTGGAAAAGTTGCGCGGCACGATTGTCGAAAAACGCAAGAAGGCCGACGAGGCGGAGAAGAAACGCGAGTCGGTGTTGCAAGGGTTGCAATCGCTGGATGAGCGCCTCGTCCGCTACCGGCAGGAACATCAGGATATCGTCAAGAAGCTGAGAAAAAAAGATGTCGAAATCGAGCAGATGAGCGTGCAGTTGAGTCGATTGTCTGAGCGTATCGATGAACGGCAGGATGCCATCGCCGCCCGTTTGCGGGTTCAGTATGTCGAGGGGCGGTTCTGGCACCTCAAGACGTTGCTGGCCGCCAGTTCGGCCGGCGATTTCCAGCGCCGGTTTCGCTATTTGTCCGCGGTAACGCAGCGAGAGTATGAGATCATGGAAACCTATCGACGGGACGCCGAACGGATCGCGGAGGTTGAACGGAGCCGGGAAGAGGCGCGTCAAAATATTCTCGCTTATAAAATCAGCACCGAGGACAAACTCGCGCAAATCCAGGGACTGAAGAAGCAGAAGCGGGTGTATCTTGCGAAAATCACGCAGGAAAAAGAGTCCCACGACCGGGCGGTTGAAGAACTGGAACGGTCGGCGACCAGGGTCGACAGCCTGCTGAAGGAATTGGAAGCTCGGCGGCGGGCGGCGCTGGCCAGCCGTCCTCCGTCCACCGGTGGAGCGCTTCGGGCCTTGCGCGGCACGCTGCTCTGGCCCGCTGACGGGCAAGTGGTGTCCTACTTCGGGCGGCAAAAGCACCCCACGTTCAACACCTATATTCAACGAAAAGGCATTGAGATTCGAGCGGCGGAAGGGAGTAATATACGATCGGTGTTGGCCGGCCAGGTCGTCTATGCAGACTGGTTGAAAGGCTACGGACTCGTTATAATCATGGATCATGCCAACGGAGTCTTCTCGCTGTACGCCCATGCCTCAAAGATCCTGACCTCCGTGGGGGCCAGAGTGGAGGCAGGGGACGCGATCGGGGAAACAGGAGACACGGGCATGACGGGTGAGAATACGCTGTATTTTGAGTTGCGCGAGGGGGCTGAGCCGGTCGATCCCCTCGTGTGGCTGTCTAAGCGGTAG
- a CDS encoding S41 family peptidase codes for MEQRRSRRWLYLLLMVTVALGIGLILEKGLERTGHASETYEELRTFSEVLTQVQKHYVDDTKVKDLVQGAIRGMLSTLDPHSAYMTPEMYKEMQVETKGEFGGVGIQIGVKENRLAVISPIEGTPAHRAGIKAGDFITKVNDEPTKDLTLMDAVQKMRGPKGTKVNLTIQREGTADPMAFSLVRDTIKIESVKFKVLDNTIGYVRLTQFQEATGRDLSRALKVFKEQKVQGTILDLRNNPGGLLTAAVDVSEQFVGNGKLIVYTKGREGKKDEWFSKTKETLEDSPMIILVNEGSASASEIVAGALQDWGRAVIVGTTSFGKGSVQTILPLGDGSGLRLTTAKYYTPKGRSIQSTGITPDIVVKLQTPAVAKAGDKDAKESEPKTAKGAAPGKESSSAKPTEDSAHKNGAVSLGDAGEISVEDDVQLQKAVELLKTWKIFKELRPAA; via the coding sequence ATGGAACAGCGGCGGAGCCGACGGTGGTTATATCTTTTGCTGATGGTGACGGTGGCCTTAGGCATCGGCCTGATTCTGGAGAAGGGGTTGGAGCGGACGGGACACGCGTCTGAAACCTATGAGGAACTGCGGACGTTTTCCGAGGTCCTGACGCAGGTGCAGAAACACTATGTCGACGACACCAAGGTGAAGGACCTGGTGCAGGGTGCGATTCGCGGAATGCTCTCAACGCTCGATCCCCATTCCGCCTATATGACGCCTGAGATGTATAAGGAAATGCAGGTTGAAACCAAGGGCGAGTTCGGCGGCGTGGGTATTCAAATCGGCGTCAAAGAGAATCGGCTGGCCGTGATTTCTCCGATCGAGGGCACGCCTGCGCATCGGGCGGGCATCAAGGCCGGCGACTTCATCACGAAGGTGAACGACGAACCCACCAAGGACCTCACCCTGATGGATGCCGTGCAAAAAATGCGCGGTCCGAAGGGGACGAAGGTGAACCTGACGATTCAGCGCGAAGGCACCGCCGACCCGATGGCGTTTTCCCTCGTGCGCGATACCATCAAGATCGAAAGTGTGAAGTTCAAAGTCCTCGACAACACGATCGGATACGTGCGGCTGACCCAGTTCCAAGAAGCCACGGGCCGGGACCTCAGCCGGGCGTTGAAGGTATTCAAGGAACAAAAAGTCCAAGGCACCATTCTCGACCTGCGGAACAATCCCGGCGGGTTACTAACGGCGGCGGTGGATGTCTCCGAGCAGTTCGTGGGGAACGGTAAACTCATCGTCTATACCAAGGGGCGCGAGGGGAAGAAAGATGAGTGGTTCTCCAAGACGAAGGAGACGCTGGAAGATTCCCCCATGATCATTCTGGTGAATGAAGGGTCCGCGAGTGCCTCCGAGATCGTGGCCGGCGCCTTGCAGGATTGGGGGCGGGCTGTGATCGTCGGGACAACGTCCTTCGGCAAAGGATCGGTGCAGACGATTCTCCCGCTCGGTGATGGCTCGGGCCTCCGCCTCACCACGGCGAAGTACTACACGCCAAAGGGTCGTTCGATTCAGTCGACCGGAATCACGCCGGACATTGTCGTTAAGCTCCAGACCCCGGCGGTGGCGAAGGCCGGCGACAAGGATGCGAAAGAATCTGAGCCCAAGACGGCCAAGGGTGCGGCGCCGGGTAAGGAGTCCTCTTCAGCTAAACCGACTGAGGATTCCGCGCACAAAAACGGTGCGGTTTCGTTGGGCGACGCAGGCGAGATTTCGGTGGAAGATGATGTGCAACTGCAAAAAGCCGTGGAACTACTCAAGACCTGGAAGATTTTCAAGGAGCTTCGTCCGGCGGCGTAG
- a CDS encoding histidinol-phosphatase: MPPCPSESSFVDNHVHQLAQIFRAMANLLAARRANPYRVRAYRNAADAILSVTVDLSDLAARHALQEIPGIGKDLAGKIEEFLSTGTMRAYEELKTPLPEEVAAWAALPGLSEALVSYLYFRLNIRTLADLESLVASHLLRTQPGFSGSEEALLAAIRRQLQPAAPTPPDEAP, translated from the coding sequence ATGCCGCCATGCCCTTCCGAAAGTTCATTCGTGGATAACCACGTTCATCAGCTCGCCCAGATCTTCCGCGCCATGGCGAATCTCCTGGCAGCCCGGCGCGCCAATCCCTATCGAGTCCGTGCGTACCGGAACGCCGCCGACGCGATCCTTTCCGTGACCGTAGATCTGAGCGATCTGGCAGCTCGGCATGCGCTGCAGGAAATTCCGGGGATCGGGAAGGACCTGGCGGGAAAGATTGAAGAGTTTCTTTCGACGGGCACGATGCGCGCGTATGAAGAGCTGAAGACGCCGTTGCCGGAGGAAGTTGCGGCTTGGGCGGCGCTGCCCGGCCTCTCCGAGGCGTTGGTGAGTTACCTCTATTTTAGGCTGAACATTCGCACGCTGGCTGATCTGGAATCCCTGGTTGCGTCCCATCTGTTGCGAACGCAACCAGGATTTTCCGGATCGGAAGAGGCCTTACTCGCGGCAATCCGCCGACAGCTCCAGCCGGCCGCACCTACGCCGCCGGACGAAGCTCCTTGA
- the thiS gene encoding sulfur carrier protein ThiS, with protein MNIHVNGESRGIGDGQTVAGLLKELDIRTDRVAVELNLEILDRNDFDTRGLREGDRVEILSFIGGGAK; from the coding sequence GTGAACATCCACGTGAACGGTGAATCGCGAGGAATCGGCGACGGGCAGACGGTTGCAGGGCTGTTGAAGGAACTGGACATTCGAACGGATCGCGTGGCGGTGGAGTTGAATTTAGAAATTCTGGACCGGAACGACTTTGACACCCGGGGACTCCGAGAGGGAGATCGGGTAGAAATATTGAGTTTCATCGGCGGCGGAGCGAAGTAG
- a CDS encoding thiazole synthase, translated as MTTMNDRLVIAGREFQSRLWVGTGKYKDFAETKKAIDASGADVVTVAVRRVNITDRSKENLLDYLDPKKYIILPNTAGCYTVEDAVRYARLARAAGVSDLVKLEVLGDEKTLFPDTAGLIEAAKILIKEGFIVLPYTNDDPIVAKKLVDIGCPAVMPLAAPIGSGLGIRNPYNLKIIMETVKVPIIVDAGVGTASDAALAMEYGADAVLMNTAIAGAQDPIAMAEAMKHAVWAGRLAYKAGRIPRKLYATASSPIEGML; from the coding sequence ATGACTACGATGAATGATCGGTTGGTGATTGCCGGCAGGGAGTTTCAATCGCGCCTGTGGGTGGGCACGGGAAAATATAAAGACTTCGCGGAAACCAAAAAAGCGATCGACGCGTCTGGTGCGGATGTAGTGACCGTAGCCGTCCGTCGCGTGAATATCACGGATCGTTCAAAGGAAAACCTCCTCGACTATCTCGATCCCAAGAAGTACATCATCCTGCCGAATACGGCTGGTTGCTACACGGTGGAAGACGCTGTGCGGTATGCCAGGCTGGCGCGTGCCGCCGGTGTGTCGGATCTCGTCAAGTTGGAAGTGCTCGGTGATGAGAAAACATTGTTCCCCGACACGGCGGGACTGATTGAAGCGGCCAAGATTCTCATCAAGGAAGGGTTCATTGTGCTGCCCTACACGAACGATGATCCGATCGTGGCCAAGAAACTGGTGGACATCGGGTGCCCGGCGGTCATGCCGTTGGCGGCACCGATTGGTTCGGGGTTGGGAATCCGTAATCCCTACAATCTGAAAATCATCATGGAGACGGTGAAGGTCCCGATCATTGTGGATGCCGGGGTGGGTACGGCCTCTGACGCGGCGCTGGCGATGGAGTATGGGGCTGACGCGGTGTTGATGAATACGGCCATCGCCGGAGCCCAGGATCCCATTGCAATGGCTGAAGCCATGAAACATGCCGTGTGGGCTGGGCGGCTGGCCTACAAGGCGGGGCGCATTCCCCGAAAACTCTATGCGACGGCCAGCAGCCCGATCGAGGGCATGCTCTGA